Proteins encoded within one genomic window of Sulfurovum sp. XGS-02:
- a CDS encoding outer membrane protein: protein MKKSIVSLVSIMALSGMAYAGGDMTKVVEPVVEIPEVEVNPFYAGFGLGEVSVNNDTTDEEISSTTLMIQAGYQVNEYLAFEGRYSFGLGDSDYDAGNLTNVANAYDGDVSTWGVYVKPMYPIGEFSLYALLGYGEVMLDDLAGGDAVEGGFQWGVGASYAFTEEISIFADYVSLYDDTGFGYRAQTSDVDADAWTVGLSYNF, encoded by the coding sequence ATGAAAAAGAGTATTGTATCTCTTGTGTCCATTATGGCACTAAGCGGAATGGCTTATGCGGGTGGTGATATGACGAAAGTTGTAGAGCCTGTTGTTGAAATACCAGAGGTTGAAGTAAATCCTTTTTATGCAGGATTTGGTCTAGGTGAAGTATCTGTGAATAATGATACCACTGATGAAGAAATATCTTCAACAACCTTAATGATTCAAGCAGGTTATCAAGTCAATGAATATCTGGCTTTTGAAGGTCGTTATTCATTTGGTTTGGGAGATTCAGATTATGATGCAGGGAATTTGACAAATGTGGCAAATGCTTATGATGGTGATGTATCTACTTGGGGAGTTTATGTTAAACCTATGTATCCGATCGGAGAGTTCTCACTCTATGCGCTTTTGGGATATGGTGAAGTGATGCTTGACGATCTTGCAGGCGGTGACGCCGTGGAAGGTGGGTTCCAGTGGGGAGTTGGAGCAAGTTATGCATTCACAGAAGAGATTTCTATCTTTGCTGATTATGTATCTTTGTATGATGATACAGGATTTGGCTATAGAGCACAGACTTCAGATGTAGATGCAGACGCTTGGACAGTTGGTCTCTCTTATAACTTTTAA